The Mustela erminea isolate mMusErm1 chromosome 6, mMusErm1.Pri, whole genome shotgun sequence genome includes a region encoding these proteins:
- the LYZ gene encoding lysozyme C: MKALLLLGILFLSVTVQGKVFERCELARTLKRLGLGGYRGVSLANWMCLAKWESNYNTKATNYNPGSRSTDYGIFQINSRYWCNDGKTPGAVNACGIPCSDLLKDDITQAVACAKRVVRDPNGIRAWVAWKAHCENRDVSQYVRNCGV; the protein is encoded by the exons ATGAAGGCTCTCCTTCTTCTCGGGATTCTCTTCCTTTCCGTCACCGTCCAGGGCAAGGTCTTTGAAAGGTGTGAGCTGGCCAGGACTCTGAAAAGACTTGGGCTGGGTGGCTACAGAGGTGTCAGCCTGGCCAACT ggATGTGTTTGGCCAAATGGGAAAGTAATTATAACACAAAGGCTACAAACTACAATCCCGGAAGCCGAAGCACCGATTATGGGATATTTCAGATCAATAGCCGCTACTGGTGTAATGATGGCAAAACGCCTGGAGCCGTGAATGCCTGTGGCATACCCTGCAGCG ATTTGCTGAAAGATGACATCACTCAAGCTGTAGCATGTGCCAAGAGAGTTGTCAGGGATCCAAATGGTATTCGTGCATG GGTGGCATGGAAAGCACACTGCGAAAACCGAGATGTCTCTCAGTATGTTCGGAATTGTGGAGTGTAA